One stretch of Prunus persica cultivar Lovell chromosome G1, Prunus_persica_NCBIv2, whole genome shotgun sequence DNA includes these proteins:
- the LOC109946828 gene encoding uncharacterized protein LOC109946828 codes for MDTVGILVCYNGNWVKKDNIESYEGGEAKGIIVSRNVTFSELVERIYKIMDAEPTKYSVTLKYSVPVSASVSKQIRVEDNDDVQYFLKYNTDVMASKVTPLVASFKNIEGHGIEGCNGIVSMESSNAPATFVVERRNVAISHNETENGGNGFNWSDWVEEVHFESGENIVADFNQPSNEEEPYSAPILHPHEDSSAEPSTVQCRQVQSEPPRQSSSSEMHTIRVDSKHGESVEYIGYGGGLSCINWEANLKVGRVYPNKIALLKTISLAAIRGHFRFRTVQSGKRRFCVRCWQVPCPWKLRAYKVGLHEFKVVKYDPLHECDLRFVSSHHPQATAELVSDCVKWRFQDSRSIYTAADIKTDVKKKFGVSISYSTAWRSRELAFKTMIGSAEESYSLLPSYCYELERTNPGTLTYIQTDAADHFLYFFMSIGACIRGFKSSMRPVIAVDATHLKCKYKGVLFVATAFDGNRNIYPVAFGIGDLETDAAWEWFLRKLHCAIGDCSNLVVISDRNVSIQHGLRRVFPGASHGICFYHLKGNMKASFHLKQRDPILGYFIRAAKSYRLAEFNRHFSMINNERVRTYLLRAGVQKWSRAHCDGRRYNVMTTNIVESINSVLHFARMLPVLHLIDEITNLLLTWFSQRRDLAMKCHSTLCPDLGEQKLRKRLDAASRMNVVKINDAEYNVLDGDLNGLVHLANRSCTCRKFDLEQLPCKHAIAVYRHLNLNPYSFASSYYTRATWAAAYAESIYPVPPKGTWVIPEHLNNVKIIPPVCKVMPGRRKMQRVPSKGEDSRQKKCSRCGVKGHYRNTCKQSVPLKN; via the coding sequence ATGGATACAGTTGGAATTTTGGTATGCTACAATGGAAATTGGGTTAAGAAGGATAACATTGAGAGTTATGAAGGTGGGGAGGCTAAAGGCATAATAGTGTCACGGAACGTAACGTTTTCTGAACTTGTTGAACGCATTTATAAGATCATGGATGCAGAGCCCACGAAATATAGTGTCACATTGAAGTATTCAGTTCCTGTATCCGCATCTGTCAGTAAGCAGATAAGGGTTGAAGACAATGATGATGTTCAATATTTTCTCAAGTACAACACAGATGTTATGGCCTCTAAAGTAACCCCTTTAGTAGCAAGCTTCAAAAACATCGAAGGGCATGGTATTGAAGGGTGCAATGGCATTGTAAGCATGGAGAGTAGCAATGCTCCTGCTACCTTTGTTGTGGAACGAAGAAATGTGGCAATTTCGCAcaatgaaactgaaaatggtgggaatggttttaattgGAGTGATTGGGTTGaagaagttcattttgaaagcgGTGAAAACATTGTTGCTGATTTCAATCAACCTAGCAATGAAGAGGAACCGTACTCTGCACCAATTCTGCATCCTCATGAGGACAGCAGTGCGGAACCCTCCACTGTGCAGTGTAGACAGGTGCAATCTGAACCTCCCCGGCAATCAAGTTCGAGTGAAATGCATACAATTCGGGTTGATTCGAAGCATGGTGAGAGTGTGGAATATATTGGTTATGGTGGAGGACTTTCGTGCATAAATTGGGAAGCAAATTTGAAGGTTGGCCGAGTGTATCCAAATAAGATTGCCCTTTTAAAAACCATCAGTTTAGCAGCAATTAGAGGCCACTTTCGGTTCAGAACAGTCCAATCTGGGAAGCGTCGGTTTTGTGTTCGCTGTTGGCAGGTGCCTTGCCCTTGGAAACTTCGGGCATATAAAGTTGGATTACATGAGTTTAAGGTTGTTAAATACGATCCACTTCATGAATGTGATCTGAGGTTTGTAAGCAGTCACCATCCTCAAGCTACGGCCGAATTGGTGTCTGACTGTGTTAAATGGAGATTTCAGGATTCACGCAGCATTTATACTGCAGCTGATATAAAGAcagatgtgaaaaaaaaatttggtgtcAGCATAAGCTACTCTACGGCTTGGAGAAGCCGAGAGTTAGCTTTCAAAACAATGATAGGGTCTGCAGAAGAGTCGTATTCCCTTCTCCCTTCCTATTGTTATGAGTTGGAGCGTACAAATCCGGGAACTTTGACATACATTCAGACTGATGCAGCCGACcacttcttatatttttttatgtcaatTGGTGCATGCATACGAGGATTTAAGTCGTCAATGCGGCCCGTGATTGCTGTTGATGCTACCCATTTGAAGTGCAAGTATAAaggtgttttgtttgttgcgaCCGCATTTGACGGAAATCGCAACATATATCCTGTTGCCTTTGGGATTGGAGATTTGGAGACGGATGCAGCATGGGAgtggtttttgagaaaattacaTTGTGCAATTGGTGATTGCTCGAATCTTGTTGTCATATCTGATCGCAATGTTAGCATACAACATGGGTTGCGTAGAGTTTTTCCTGGGGCAAGCCATGGTATTTGCTTTTATCACTTGAAGGGCAATATGAAAGCCTCATTTCACTTGAAGCAACGGGATCCGATATTGGGGTATTTTATAAGGGCAGCGAAGTCTTATCGTCTAGCGGAGTTCAATCGTCACTTCTCGATGATAAACAATGAGCGAGTGCGAACTTATCTACTACGTGCAGGCGTTCAGAAGTGGTCACGGGCCCACTGTGATGGACGACGCTATAATGTGATGACAACGAATATTGTGGAGTCCATTAATTCAGTTCTTCATTTTGCAAGGATGCTTCCGGTCCTACACTTGATCGATGAAATCACAAATTTACTTCTCACTTGGTTTAGTCAACGTCGAGATTTAGCAATGAAATGTCATTCTACATTGTGCCCTGATTTGGGTGAACAGAAGTTAAGGAAGAGGTTAGACGCTGCGTCAAGGATGAATGTGGTCAAAATCAATGATGCTGAGTATAATGTTCTGGATGGTGATTTGAACGGTCTGGTGCACTTGGCAAACCGTAGTTGTACGTGCAGGAAGTTTGACTTGGAGCAACTCCCGTGCAAGCATGCTATTGCGGTATATCGGCACTTGAATTTGAACCCCTACTCCTTTGCCTCTTCTTATTATACACGAGCTACATGGGCAGCTGCATATGCTGAATCTATTTATCCTGTACCACCTAAAGGCACATGGGTTATTCCCGAACATTTGAACAATGTCAAAATCATTCCTCCTGTTTGTAAGGTTATGCCGGGCCGTCGCAAAATGCAAAGAGTACCTTCCAAAGGAGAGGACTCCCGGCAAAAAAAATGCTCAAGGTGTGGTGTGAAGGGCCACTACCGAAATACATGCAAACAATCTGTCCCTCTCAAGAACTGA